A single window of Candidatus Thermoplasmatota archaeon DNA harbors:
- the aceA gene encoding isocitrate lyase, whose protein sequence is MKQKAEVVTTLEERARDDARALAREWSASERWRGIVRDYSAEDVVRLRGSVHVEHTLARLGAERLWELLRTEPWVGALGALTGGQAVQMVKAGLKAIYLSGWQTAADNNLAGQVYPDQSLYPANSVPEVVRRLNNALRRADQIEWAETGRPKRHWLAPIMADAEAGFGGPLNAYELMKSMIEAGAAGVHWEDQLAAEKKCGHMGGKVLVPTSQHIRTLTAARLAADVAGVPTIIVARTDALGATLLTSDVDARDARFATGERTQEGYFRVKAGIESAIARAESYAPYADLLWFETSKPDLDEARAFAEAIHAKHPGKALMYNCSPSFNWRKHLDDATIGRFNATLAELGYRFQFITLAGFHALNAGMFELASAYAAEGMPAYVRLQEREFDLERLGYTATKHQREVGTGYFDEVAQVISGGKGSTLALKGSTEEEQFQH, encoded by the coding sequence ATGAAGCAGAAGGCCGAAGTTGTGACGACGTTGGAAGAGCGGGCCCGCGACGACGCGCGCGCCCTCGCGCGCGAATGGTCCGCCTCGGAACGCTGGCGAGGCATCGTGCGCGACTATTCCGCCGAGGACGTCGTGCGCCTGCGCGGATCCGTCCACGTCGAGCACACGCTCGCGCGGCTCGGAGCCGAGCGGCTCTGGGAGCTGCTCCGCACCGAGCCCTGGGTGGGGGCCCTGGGCGCGCTCACGGGCGGACAAGCGGTGCAGATGGTGAAGGCCGGCCTCAAGGCCATCTATCTCTCGGGCTGGCAGACCGCGGCCGACAACAACCTCGCGGGCCAGGTGTATCCCGACCAGAGCCTCTATCCCGCGAACTCCGTCCCGGAGGTCGTCCGACGCCTGAACAACGCGCTCCGCCGCGCCGACCAGATCGAGTGGGCCGAAACCGGTCGTCCCAAGCGCCACTGGCTTGCGCCCATCATGGCCGACGCGGAGGCGGGCTTCGGCGGGCCGCTCAACGCGTACGAGCTCATGAAATCCATGATCGAGGCGGGGGCGGCGGGCGTCCACTGGGAGGATCAGCTCGCGGCCGAGAAGAAATGCGGCCACATGGGCGGCAAGGTCCTCGTTCCCACGTCGCAGCACATCCGCACGCTCACCGCCGCGCGCCTCGCGGCGGACGTCGCGGGCGTCCCGACGATCATCGTCGCCCGCACGGACGCGCTCGGCGCGACCCTCCTCACGAGCGACGTCGACGCGCGCGACGCCCGGTTCGCGACCGGCGAGCGCACGCAGGAAGGCTACTTCCGCGTCAAGGCCGGCATCGAATCGGCGATCGCGCGTGCGGAATCGTATGCGCCCTACGCGGATCTCCTCTGGTTCGAGACGTCGAAGCCCGACCTCGACGAGGCGCGGGCGTTCGCGGAAGCCATCCACGCGAAGCACCCAGGGAAGGCGCTCATGTACAACTGCTCCCCCAGCTTCAACTGGCGGAAGCACCTCGACGACGCCACCATCGGGCGTTTCAACGCGACGCTCGCCGAGCTCGGTTACCGTTTCCAGTTCATCACGCTCGCGGGCTTCCACGCGCTGAACGCGGGCATGTTCGAGCTCGCAAGCGCATACGCCGCCGAAGGGATGCCCGCCTACGTGCGCCTCCAGGAGCGCGAATTCGACCTCGAGAGGCTCGGATACACCGCGACGAAGCACCAGCGCG
- the aceB gene encoding malate synthase A translates to MRLTHEDVTLLGPPVERAGEVLTPEALAFVGRLNRRFDPPRRALLARRQERQAAFDRGERPGFLPGTRHVREGEWKVGPVPSDLEDRRVEITGPVDRKMMINALNSGANVFMADFEDALSPTWPNVVEGQVNLRDFARGALALATPEGRSYRLAGKTATLVVRPRGWHLVDRHVLVDGEPVAASLLDFGLHVFHNARALVERGSGPYFYLPKLEGHLEARLWNDVFVAASEELGLARGTIKATVLIETILAAFEMEEILYELRDHAVGLNAGRWDYIFSYIKRLGRVHGAVLPDRAAITMTAPFMRAYALQLVRACHRRGAHAMGGMAAFVPSRKDEVANARAFGKVREDKLREADDGFDGTWVAHPDLVPVARAVFDAKIGDAPHQKHRLREDVHADAEALLAPGLEPKVTEAGLRNNVEVALLYIEAWLNGLGAVAIHNLMEDAATAEIARAQVWQWVRRGAKLDDGRAIDAKLVRAILDEETRAIRESRPAPALQEARALLERVALAEDFVEFLTIPAYDRLVESRRSNTA, encoded by the coding sequence ATGCGACTCACCCACGAAGACGTCACCCTGCTCGGCCCGCCCGTCGAACGGGCCGGGGAGGTCCTCACCCCCGAAGCGCTCGCCTTCGTCGGGCGGCTCAACCGCCGCTTCGATCCCCCGCGCCGCGCGCTCCTCGCGCGCCGCCAGGAGCGGCAGGCGGCGTTCGACCGCGGCGAGCGTCCCGGCTTCCTTCCCGGGACGCGCCACGTCCGCGAAGGCGAATGGAAGGTGGGGCCCGTCCCGTCCGACCTCGAGGACCGGCGGGTCGAGATCACGGGACCCGTCGATCGGAAGATGATGATCAACGCGCTCAACTCGGGCGCGAACGTCTTCATGGCGGATTTCGAGGACGCGCTGTCGCCGACGTGGCCAAACGTGGTCGAAGGCCAGGTCAACCTCCGAGATTTCGCCCGCGGCGCGCTCGCGCTCGCCACGCCCGAGGGCCGATCGTACCGGCTCGCCGGGAAGACCGCGACGCTTGTCGTCCGGCCCCGCGGATGGCACCTCGTCGATCGACACGTCCTCGTCGACGGCGAGCCCGTCGCGGCGAGCCTGCTCGATTTCGGGTTGCACGTTTTCCACAACGCCCGCGCGCTCGTCGAGCGCGGCTCCGGTCCGTACTTCTATCTCCCCAAGCTCGAAGGCCATCTCGAAGCGAGGCTCTGGAACGACGTCTTCGTCGCCGCGAGCGAGGAGTTGGGCCTTGCGCGCGGCACGATCAAGGCGACCGTCCTCATCGAGACGATCCTCGCCGCCTTCGAGATGGAAGAGATCCTCTACGAGCTGCGCGACCACGCGGTCGGCCTGAACGCGGGTCGCTGGGACTACATCTTCAGCTACATCAAGCGCCTCGGCCGCGTCCACGGCGCCGTCCTCCCCGACCGCGCCGCGATCACGATGACGGCCCCGTTCATGCGCGCCTACGCGCTCCAGCTCGTCCGCGCGTGCCACCGGCGCGGCGCGCACGCGATGGGCGGGATGGCGGCCTTCGTGCCGAGCCGCAAGGACGAAGTCGCGAATGCGCGCGCATTCGGAAAGGTCCGCGAGGACAAGCTGCGCGAAGCCGATGACGGCTTCGACGGGACCTGGGTCGCGCACCCCGACCTCGTGCCCGTCGCGCGCGCGGTCTTCGACGCGAAGATCGGAGACGCGCCGCACCAGAAGCACCGCCTGCGCGAGGACGTCCACGCGGATGCCGAGGCTCTCCTGGCGCCGGGGCTCGAACCGAAGGTCACGGAAGCCGGCCTCCGCAACAACGTCGAGGTCGCGCTCCTCTACATCGAGGCGTGGCTCAACGGTCTCGGCGCGGTCGCGATCCACAACCTGATGGAGGACGCGGCGACGGCCGAGATCGCGCGCGCCCAGGTGTGGCAGTGGGTCCGCCGCGGCGCGAAGCTTGACGACGGCCGCGCGATCGACGCGAAGCTCGTGCGCGCGATCCTGGACGAGGAGACGCGCGCGATTCGCGAATCGCGACCGGCGCCTGCGCTCCAGGAAGCGCGAGCGTTGTTGGAACGCGTCGCGCTCGCTGAAGACTTCGTCGAATTTCTCACGATTCCCGCCTACGACAGGCTCGTCGAGTCTCGAAGGAGCAACACCGCATGA